One Triticum dicoccoides isolate Atlit2015 ecotype Zavitan chromosome 5B, WEW_v2.0, whole genome shotgun sequence genomic window carries:
- the LOC119311557 gene encoding signal peptidase complex subunit 3B-like yields the protein MHSFGHRANAVATFALTILAAMCFAASFSDSFNSPTPTASVKILNINWFQKEANANDEVSMTLNISADLSSLFTWNTKQVFVFVAAEYETPQNALNQVSLWDGIIPAKEHAKFLIHTTNKYRFIDQGSNLKGRDFNLTMHWHIMPKTGKMFADKIVMTGYQLPEQYR from the exons atGCACTCCTTCGGGCACCGCGCGAACGCGGTGGCGACGTTCGCCCTGACGATACTGGCCGCCATGTGCTTCGCCGCCTCCTTCTCCGACAGCTTCAACTCCCCCACCCCCACCGCCTCCGTCAAG ATCCTCAACATCAACTGGTTCCAGAAGGAGGCCAACGCCAACGACGAG GTTAGCATGACGCTGAACATCTCCGCCGACCTTTCGTCGCTCTTCACGTGGAACACGAAACAG GTGTTCGTTTTCGTGGCAGCTGAGTATGAGACTCCACAAAATGCCCTGAATCAA GTCTCCCTTTGGGACGGAATCATACCGGCGAAGGAGCACGCCAAGTTCTTGATCCATACCACAAACAAGTACAGATTTATCGACCAG GGGAGCAACCTGAAGGGCAGGGACTTCAACCTGACGATGCACTGGCACATCATGCCCAAGACGGGCAAGATGTTCGCGGACAAGATCGTCATGACGGGGTACCAGCTCCCCGAGCAGTACAGATAG
- the LOC119311558 gene encoding protein PHOX1-like — translation MGKPSQKKNKRASSGAGDHHHGAGGKPGALERSGSKVLDGDDTIFAEMAQELREEGNKLFQRRDYERALLNYEKAVRLLPAGPSAALDAAYLHSNLAACYMQMSPPDHYRAINECNLALDASPKYSKALLKRARCFEALGRLDLAARDVDRVLAAEPGNLTALDVADRVRRTMEEKGFVVDGEAVMPTPEEVVAAAPKQQPKPRKKKGRKAAAKAAAAAVEEQGEEKAAEPVKEAEEPPRQVKLVFGEDIRWAQVPATCSMAQLREAVRGKFPGLKAVLVKYKDREGDLVTITNQDELKWAEDLTEPGSSLRLYVTEADPEHEPYVEDASSNPLDRNTHNASDNGSIRSNRQDEDRSTVTYIDDWIVQFARLFKNHVGVSSDEYLDLHEVSMKLYTDAIEDTITTDEAQEVFQLAEGNFQEMAALAFFHWGNVHMSRARKRLLLPEDSPKELVLEKVKEAYEWAKEEYKKAGKTYEEAVRAKPDFFEGFLALAHQQFEQAKLSWYYAIGTNADLDTWPSSEVLELFNRAEDNMEKGTEMWEEVEEQRLKNRSKPSQENAVLEKMGMEEYIKDVSTDDAAERASNMRSQINILWGMLLYERSVVEFKLGLPAWEDCLMAAIEKFKLGGASATNIAVLVKNHSANETAQDGLGFNVDEIVQAWNEMYDIKRWLRGAPSFRLEPLFRRRTPQLHMALEHI, via the exons ATGGGGAAGCCGTCGCAGAAGAAGAATAAGAGGGCCTCCTCCGGCGCCGGGGACCACCACCATGGGGCCGGCGGCAAGCCGGGGGCGCTGGAGCGCTCGGGCtccaaggtgctcgacggcgacgaCACCATTTTCGCGGAGATGGCGCAGGAGCTGCGGGAGGAGGGGAACAAGCTCTTCCAGCGCCGGGACTACGAGCGGGCCCTGCTCAACTACGAGAAGGCCGTCAGGCTGCTCCCCGCCGGGCcctccgccgccctcgacgccgcctaCCTCCACAGCAACCTCGCCGCCTGCTACATGCAGATGAGCCCTCCCGACCACTACCGCGCCATCAACGAGTGCAACCTCGCCCTCGACGCCTCCCCGAAGTACTCCAAGGCGCTGCTCAAGCGGGCCCGCTGCTTCGAGGCGCTCggccgcctcgacctcgccgcccgggATGTCGACAGGGTGCTGGCCGCCGAGCCTGGGAATCTGACGGCGCTCGACGTCGCCGACAGGGTCAGGCGGACCATGGAGGAGAAGGGGTTTGTTGTGGATGGGGAGGCCGTCATGCCCACGCCCGAGGAGGtggtcgccgccgcccccaagcagCAGCCGAAGCccaggaagaagaaggggaggaaGGCGGCCGCCAAGGCCGCGGCTGCCGCCGTGGAGGAGCAGGGGGAGGAGAAGGCGGCCGAGCCTGTCAAGGAGGCTGAGGAGCCGCCCAGGCAGGTCAAGCTCGTGTTTGGCGAGGACATCCGGTGGGCTCAGGTGCCGGCGACCTGCAGCATGGCGCAGCTGCGGGAGGCCGTCCGCGGCAAGTTCCCCGGACTCAAGGCTGTTCTTGTCAAGTACAAGGACAGGGAGGGCGACCTTGTCACCATCACCAACCAGGACGAGCTCAAATGGGCCGAGGACTTGACTGAACCAGGGAGCTCGCTTCGGCTCTATGTCACTGAAGCTGATCCGGAGCATGAGCCTTATGTTGAGGATGCCAGTAGCAACCCGCTGGACAGAAATACGCACAACGCATCGGACAATGGAAGcatcagaagcaacaggcaggatgagGACAGGAGCACCGTGACTTACATTGATGATTGGATTGTGCAGTTCGCACGCCTTTTCAAGAACCACGTCGGGGTCAGCTCCGACGAGTATCTGGACCTCCATGAGGTCAGTATGAAGCTGTATACTGATGCCATTGAAGACACGATTACTACCGACGAAGCCCAGGAGGTGTTTCAGCTCGCGGAGGGGAACTTTCAGGAGATGGCAGCGCTTGCGTTTTTCCACTGGGGTAATGTTCACATGTCTCGTGCTAGGAAGAGGCTGCTCTTACCGGAAGACTCTCCAAAGGAATTGGTGCTTGAGAAAGTCAAGGAAGCGTACGAGTGGGCAAAGGAAgagtacaagaaggccgggaagacatACGAAGAAGCTGTAAGGGCCAAGCCGGACTTTTTTGAAGGTTTCCTTGCACTTGCACACCAACAGTTTGAGCAAGCAAAGCTGTCATGGTATTATGCTATCGGTACCAATGCGGATCTGGACACATGGCCTTCCTCTGAAGTCTTGGAGCTCTTCAATAGAGCTGAGGATAACATGGAGAAGGGTACAGAGATGTGGGAGGAAGTGGAAGAACAGCGCCTGAAGAATCGATCCAAACCTAGCCAGGAAAATGCTGTGCTAGAGAAGATGGGCATGGAGGAGTATATCAAAGATGTATCCACTGATGACGCTGCTGAACGGGCTTCCAATATGAGGTCTCAGATCAATATTCTCTGGGGTATGCTGCTTTATGAGCGCTCGGTTGTGGAGTTTAAATTAGGACTGCCAGCGTGGGAGGATTGTCTGATGGCAGCAATTGAGAAGTTTAAACTTGGAGGAGCTTCAGCTACAAACATTGCTGTGTTGGTGAAGAACCACTCTGCAAATGAAACTGCCCAAGATG GTTTGGGCTTCAACGTTGATGAAATTGTGCAAGCCTGGAATGAGATGTACGACATTAAACGGTGGCTGCGTGGTGCTCCATCCTTCCGTCTCGAGCCATTGTTTAGGCGGAGAACTCCGCAACTGCATATGGCATTGGAGCATATATAG
- the LOC119311559 gene encoding glycine-rich protein DOT1-like isoform X2 produces MEEGVADAAPGEGMDGAVEEGHGAAPASSSGDHGGQEKGGHGGMKEDGPGAAPEGDHGGEVEGGQGAAPEGGQGAAPKQGNDDGATATDASTPAWLEGMDPDSTYLLKINLLGNPKKVRKDIRCQKARKDIKLKK; encoded by the exons ATGGAGGAGGGCGTGGCCGACGCTGCTCCGGGTGAAGGGATGGACGGCGCTGTGGAGGAAGGCCACGGCGCTGCACCGGCCTCGTCCTCGGGCGACCATGGCGGGCAGGAGAAGGGCGGCCATGGCGGGATGAAGGAGGACGGCCCAGGCGCGGCGCCAGAGGGCGACCATGGAGGGGAGGTGGAGGGCGGGCAAGGTGCTGCGCCGGAGGGCGGTCAAGGTGCGGCGCCGAAGCAGGGCAATGACGATGGTGCGACTGCCACAGATGCAAGTACTCCGGCATGGCTTGAAGG GATGGATCCAGACTCAACTTATTTACTGAAAATCAACTTGCTTGGCAACCCCAAAAAAGTTAGGAAGGACATCAGATGTCAAAAAGCTAGGAAGGATATCAAATTGAAGAAGTGA